One Shewanella sp. MR-4 DNA window includes the following coding sequences:
- a CDS encoding winged helix-turn-helix domain-containing protein → MTNPQSPHRVLLVEDDVRLANLIVDYLKSHGMHVEVERRGDTVLTRLINYKPDIILLDIMLPGIDGLSLCEKLPDYFAGPILLMSALGSSEDQIKGLELGADDYVVKPVDPALLVARINNLLRRQNQPPQAESHCLTFGKLSIDPHTHAIRLDNKEVDLTSHEFELLWLLASQAGQVLSRQYIYQLLLNIDFDGKDRKIDVRISRLRKKLNDNIETPFRIKTVWGQGYLFAPEAWNN, encoded by the coding sequence ATGACGAATCCACAATCACCCCACAGAGTGTTATTGGTTGAAGACGATGTCCGTCTTGCGAATTTAATCGTAGATTATTTGAAATCCCACGGCATGCATGTTGAAGTCGAGCGCCGTGGTGACACTGTCCTAACCCGCTTAATCAACTACAAGCCAGATATCATACTGCTAGACATTATGTTGCCAGGTATCGATGGCCTGAGCCTATGTGAAAAGCTACCCGATTACTTTGCTGGCCCCATCCTACTGATGAGCGCTCTAGGTTCGAGCGAAGATCAGATCAAAGGTTTAGAGCTCGGTGCCGACGACTATGTCGTTAAACCCGTTGACCCAGCGCTGCTCGTCGCCCGTATAAACAACCTATTACGTCGCCAAAATCAACCGCCTCAGGCCGAATCCCATTGTCTGACCTTTGGTAAGCTGAGTATCGATCCCCATACCCATGCAATCCGCCTCGACAATAAAGAAGTCGACCTCACCAGCCATGAGTTTGAACTCCTCTGGTTACTGGCCTCACAGGCAGGACAAGTGCTGAGCCGTCAGTACATCTATCAATTACTGCTTAACATTGATTTTGATGGTAAAGATAGAAAGATAGACGTGCGCATTTCAAGGCTACGTAAAAAGCTGAATGACAATATCGAGACCCCCTTCAGAATTAAAACCGTCTGGGGGCAGGGTTATCTCTTCGCCCCAGAGGCTTGGAACAACTAA